From Streptomyces fungicidicus, one genomic window encodes:
- a CDS encoding amino acid ABC transporter ATP-binding protein yields MTEVSVAKEDVAATGDLVVLQSVNKHFGALHVLQDIDLTVARGEVVVVIGPSGSGKSTLCRTINRLETIDSGSITIDGKPLPHEGKELARLRADVGMVFQSFNLFAHKTVLENVTLGQIKVRKKDKKAAEERARALLDRVGVGAQAEKYPAQLSGGQQQRVAIARALAMEPKVMLFDEPTSALDPEMINEVLEVMQQLARDGMTMIVVTHEMGFARSAANRVVFMADGRIVEQATPDQFFSNPRSDRAKDFLSKILHH; encoded by the coding sequence ATGACCGAAGTATCGGTGGCCAAGGAAGATGTGGCCGCGACCGGCGACCTGGTCGTCCTGCAGAGCGTCAACAAGCATTTCGGCGCGTTGCACGTACTCCAGGACATCGACCTGACGGTCGCCCGTGGCGAAGTCGTCGTGGTCATCGGGCCCTCCGGGTCCGGGAAGTCCACCCTGTGCCGCACCATCAACCGTCTGGAGACGATCGACTCAGGGTCGATCACCATCGACGGCAAGCCCCTGCCCCACGAGGGGAAGGAGCTGGCCCGGCTGCGGGCCGACGTGGGGATGGTCTTCCAGTCCTTCAACCTCTTCGCGCACAAGACCGTGCTCGAGAACGTGACGCTGGGCCAGATCAAGGTTCGGAAGAAGGACAAGAAGGCGGCTGAGGAGCGGGCCCGCGCCCTGCTCGACCGGGTCGGCGTGGGCGCGCAGGCGGAGAAGTACCCCGCCCAGCTCTCCGGCGGCCAGCAGCAGCGCGTCGCCATCGCGCGGGCCCTGGCGATGGAGCCCAAGGTCATGCTCTTCGACGAGCCGACGTCGGCTCTCGACCCGGAGATGATCAATGAGGTTCTGGAGGTCATGCAGCAGCTCGCCCGCGACGGCATGACCATGATCGTCGTCACCCACGAGATGGGATTCGCCCGTTCGGCCGCGAATCGTGTGGTGTTCATGGCAGACGGTCGCATCGTCGAGCAGGCGACGCCGGACCAGTTCTTCAGCAATCCGCGCAGCGACCGCGCCAAGGACTTCCTGTCGAAGATCCTTCACCACTGA
- a CDS encoding amino acid ABC transporter permease produces MFDFISDYDDPTLLGAFWMTVKLTVFSGVGSLVWGTLLAAMRVSPVPLMRWFGTAYVNIVRNIPLTVIIVFTSLGLADIFGVTMGAPDDFALQGFRLAVLGLAAYTAAFVCEALRSGINTVPVGQAEAARALGLNFTQVLSLIVLPQAFRSVIGPLANVLIALTKNTTVAAAIGVAEAALLMKEMIENEAQTLLIGAVFAFGFVVLTLPTGLFLGWLSKRLAVKR; encoded by the coding sequence GTGTTCGACTTTATTTCTGACTATGACGACCCAACATTGTTGGGCGCGTTCTGGATGACGGTGAAACTCACCGTGTTCTCGGGCGTCGGCTCCCTGGTCTGGGGCACGCTGCTGGCGGCGATGCGGGTCAGTCCGGTTCCGTTGATGCGGTGGTTCGGGACCGCGTACGTGAACATCGTGCGGAACATCCCGCTGACCGTCATCATCGTCTTCACCTCGCTCGGCCTCGCCGACATCTTCGGTGTGACCATGGGCGCGCCGGACGACTTCGCGCTCCAGGGCTTCCGCCTCGCGGTGCTCGGCCTCGCCGCCTACACCGCGGCCTTCGTCTGTGAGGCGCTGCGTTCCGGCATCAACACCGTGCCCGTCGGCCAGGCGGAGGCGGCCCGCGCTCTCGGGCTGAACTTCACACAGGTGCTCAGCCTGATCGTGCTGCCGCAGGCCTTCCGCTCGGTGATCGGCCCACTCGCGAACGTGCTGATCGCGCTGACCAAGAACACGACGGTGGCGGCCGCCATCGGTGTGGCGGAAGCCGCCCTGCTGATGAAGGAAATGATCGAGAACGAGGCACAGACGCTGCTCATCGGCGCGGTCTTCGCCTTCGGATTCGTGGTACTGACCCTGCCCACCGGTCTGTTCCTCGGCTGGCTGAGCAAGCGACTGGCGGTGAAGCGGTGA
- a CDS encoding glutamate ABC transporter substrate-binding protein: MKLRKVTAASAAVIVLALTATACGGDDGKDSGSSSGGGGDKIKIGIKYDQPGLGLKKPDGSFSGFDVDVATYVAKELGYEADQIEWVETKSADRENALARGDVKFIAATYSITDERKEKVDFAGPYLLAHQDLLVKKDSDITEATDLNDKKLCSVTGSTSAQNVKKDFAPKAQLKQVGTYSECVAALQSGAVDALTTDDSILAGFAAQEQYAGKFKLAGLKLSNENYGIGVKKGDTETTDKINAALEKMVGDKAWDKAVEANFGPAEYNNEPAPKIGNIVK; encoded by the coding sequence ATGAAGCTCCGCAAGGTCACCGCCGCCTCGGCCGCCGTAATCGTTCTCGCCCTGACCGCGACCGCCTGTGGCGGCGACGACGGCAAGGACAGCGGTTCGTCCTCCGGGGGCGGCGGCGACAAGATCAAGATCGGCATCAAGTACGACCAGCCCGGTCTCGGTCTGAAGAAGCCGGACGGATCCTTCTCCGGCTTCGACGTGGACGTGGCGACGTACGTCGCCAAGGAGCTCGGCTACGAGGCCGACCAGATCGAGTGGGTCGAGACCAAGAGCGCCGACCGCGAGAACGCCCTCGCGCGCGGTGACGTGAAGTTCATCGCGGCGACCTACTCGATCACGGACGAGCGCAAGGAGAAGGTCGACTTCGCCGGCCCGTACCTCCTGGCCCACCAGGACCTGCTGGTGAAGAAGGACTCGGACATCACCGAGGCCACCGACCTGAACGACAAGAAGCTCTGCTCGGTGACCGGCTCGACCTCGGCGCAGAACGTCAAGAAGGACTTCGCGCCGAAGGCCCAGCTCAAGCAGGTCGGCACCTACTCGGAGTGCGTCGCCGCCCTGCAGAGCGGTGCCGTGGACGCGCTGACCACGGATGACTCGATCCTCGCCGGCTTCGCCGCGCAGGAGCAGTACGCGGGCAAGTTCAAGCTCGCCGGCCTGAAGCTCAGCAACGAGAACTACGGCATCGGCGTCAAGAAGGGCGACACCGAGACCACGGACAAGATCAACGCCGCCCTGGAGAAGATGGTCGGCGACAAGGCCTGGGACAAGGCCGTCGAGGCGAACTTCGGCCCGGCCGAGTACAACAACGAGCCGGCGCCCAAGATCGGCAACATCGTCAAGTAG
- a CDS encoding response regulator transcription factor has product MRLLLVEDDNHVAAALSAVLARHGFDVTHARSGEEALQALVPEGEGFGVVLLDLGLPDQDGYEVCGKIRKRTGTPVIMVTARSDVRSRIHGLNLGADDYVVKPYDTGELLARIHAVSRRSVPEEATGSTETELRLGPVRIELPTRQVTVNGAPVQLTRKEFDLLALLAQRPGVVFRREQIISEVWRTSWEGTGRTLEVHVASLRAKLRMPALIETVRGVGYRLVAPTA; this is encoded by the coding sequence GTGAGACTGCTTCTTGTCGAGGACGACAACCACGTCGCCGCCGCCCTGTCGGCGGTCCTGGCGCGGCACGGGTTCGACGTCACCCACGCCCGCAGCGGCGAAGAGGCGCTCCAGGCACTGGTCCCCGAGGGCGAGGGCTTCGGTGTCGTCCTGCTCGACCTGGGCCTGCCCGACCAGGACGGCTACGAGGTCTGCGGCAAGATCCGCAAGCGCACCGGCACCCCGGTGATCATGGTCACCGCGCGGTCCGACGTCCGCTCCCGCATCCACGGCCTCAACCTCGGCGCCGACGACTACGTGGTCAAGCCGTACGACACCGGCGAACTGCTCGCGCGGATCCACGCCGTCAGCCGGCGCAGCGTCCCCGAGGAGGCCACCGGCAGCACGGAGACCGAGCTGCGGCTCGGCCCGGTCCGCATCGAGCTGCCGACCCGCCAGGTCACCGTCAACGGCGCGCCCGTGCAGCTCACCCGCAAGGAGTTCGATCTGCTCGCCCTGCTCGCGCAGCGGCCGGGGGTCGTGTTCCGCCGCGAGCAGATCATCAGCGAGGTGTGGCGCACCAGCTGGGAGGGGACCGGGCGCACCCTGGAGGTGCACGTCGCCTCCCTGCGCGCCAAGCTCCGCATGCCCGCCCTCATCGAGACCGTGCGCGGCGTCGGCTACCGGCTCGTCGCGCCCACGGCGTAG